In a genomic window of Clavelina lepadiformis chromosome 7, kaClaLepa1.1, whole genome shotgun sequence:
- the LOC143464498 gene encoding 26S proteasome non-ATPase regulatory subunit 9-like, whose product MAAHLKELIATKGEIENDIKLWFEVLKTQGNVGMDTPLVDQEGYPRNDIDVTQVRTARHNIICMQNDHKSIMQEIEKGLIEHHAQHVNAVETESIEVQSSKQSTIAPKVELNPYAAVTLISPTSPAEMAGLKIGDKLLRFGSVTKKNFTGLNVIGDLVQHSKGKAVSVCVKRDDTVVTLTLVPQEWDGRGLLGCNIVPI is encoded by the coding sequence ATGGCTGCTCACCTGAAGGAATTAATAGCAACAAAGGGGGAAATTGAAAATGACATTAAGCTATGGtttgaagttttgaaaactCAAGGAAATGTTGGTATGGATACACCATTGGTGGATCAGGAAGGGTATCCACGCAATGACATTGACGTCACACAAGTTCGAACTGCTCGCCATAACATAATATGCATGCAAAATGACCACAAGAGCATCATGCAAGAAATAGAAAAAGGTTTGATAGAACATCATGCTCAGCATGTCAATGCGGTGGAAACAGAAAGTATCGAGGTTCAATCTTCAAAACAATCAACAATTGCCCCGAAAGTGGAACTAAATCCTTATGCAGCTGTAACCCTGATATCTCCAACATCACCTGCTGAAATGGCAGGATTAAAAATTGGTGATAAACTGCTGCGGTTTGGATCggtaacaaagaaaaacttcacTGGATTAAACGTCATCGGTGATCTTGTTCAACACAGCAAAGGCAAAGCAGTGTCTGTGTGTGTTAAGCGTGATGATACCGTAGTAACATTAACACTTGTTCCACAAGAATGGGATGGGCGCGGGTTGCTTGGCTGTAATATTGTTCCTATTTAA